One Argiope bruennichi chromosome 5, qqArgBrue1.1, whole genome shotgun sequence DNA segment encodes these proteins:
- the LOC129969606 gene encoding venom peptide SjAPI-2-like, protein MKWLLVSSLLVFGLLASINAQCPPNEHFEQCGTACPRNCQNIRRPPGPCITACRRGCFCNNNLVREFSGRGARCIPPNRCPR, encoded by the exons ATGAAGTGGCTCCTGGTCAGTTCTCTTCTTGTCTTCGGGTTGCTTGCTTCTATAA atgccCAGTGTCCACCGAACGAGCATTTCGAGCAATGTGGAACAGCCTGCCCAAGAAATTGTCAAAACATCAGGAGACCCCCAGGACCGTGTATTACGGCGTGCCGAAGGGGTTGCTTCTGCAACAACAATCTCGTCAGAGAATTTAGTGGTAGAGGCGCTCGATGCATACCACCGAATCGTTGTCCACGATAA